A portion of the Phaenicophaeus curvirostris isolate KB17595 chromosome 17, BPBGC_Pcur_1.0, whole genome shotgun sequence genome contains these proteins:
- the RHOF gene encoding rho-related GTP-binding protein RhoF isoform X1, giving the protein MAANGALPGAAKEVKAVIVGDGGCGKTSLLMVFAEGSFPEEYKPSVFEKYSARLALGKKEVTLNLYDTAGQEDYDRLRPLSYQNTNVVLICYDVMNPTSYDNVTAKWYPEVNHFCRGVPLVLIGCKTDLRKDKEQVRKLKAAKQEPITYSQGEAACQQINAEVYLECSAKYSENIENVFKEATTIALNAMKKAKCKRKRKVCSVL; this is encoded by the exons ATGGCGGCCAACGGGGCGCTGCCGGGGGCCGCGAAGGAGGTGAAGGCGGTGATCGTGGGGGACGGCGGCTGCGGGAAAACCTCCCTGCTGATGGTGTTCGCCGAGGGCTCCTTCCCCGAG GAGTACAAACCGTCTGTCTTCGAGAAGTACAGCGCCCGGCTGGCCCTGGGCAAGAAGGAGGTGACCCTGAACCTCTACGACACGGCAG GGCAGGAGGACTACGATAGGCTACGACCGCTTTCTTACCAGAATACAAATGTCGTGTTAATTTGTTACGATGTCATGAACCCCACTAGTTACGATAATGTCACAGCTAAG TGGTATCCTGAGGTGAATCATTTCTGCCGGGGTGTCCCGCTGGTGCTGATCGGCTGCAAGACAGACCTTCGGAAAGACAAAGAACAGGTGCGCAAGCTCAAGGCTGCTAAGCAGGAACCCATTACTTACAGCCAG GGCGAAGCAGCTTGTCAGCAGATTAATGCTGAAGTTTATCTGGAATGCTCAGCAAAATATAGTGAAAAcatagaaaatgtatttaaagaagCAACCACCATTGCACTGAATGCCATGAAAAAAGCCAAATGCAAAAGGAAACGGAAAGTGTGCTCCGTGTTGTGA
- the RHOF gene encoding rho-related GTP-binding protein RhoF isoform X2 produces the protein MAANGALPGAAKEVKAVIVGDGGCGKTSLLMVFAEGSFPEEYKPSVFEKYSARLALGKKEVTLNLYDTAGQEDYDRLRPLSYQNTNVVLICYDVMNPTSYDNVTAKWYPEVNHFCRGVPLVLIGCKTDLRKDKEQVRKLKAAKQEPITYSQSFTADGILSHTTRCFQCQAERS, from the exons ATGGCGGCCAACGGGGCGCTGCCGGGGGCCGCGAAGGAGGTGAAGGCGGTGATCGTGGGGGACGGCGGCTGCGGGAAAACCTCCCTGCTGATGGTGTTCGCCGAGGGCTCCTTCCCCGAG GAGTACAAACCGTCTGTCTTCGAGAAGTACAGCGCCCGGCTGGCCCTGGGCAAGAAGGAGGTGACCCTGAACCTCTACGACACGGCAG GGCAGGAGGACTACGATAGGCTACGACCGCTTTCTTACCAGAATACAAATGTCGTGTTAATTTGTTACGATGTCATGAACCCCACTAGTTACGATAATGTCACAGCTAAG TGGTATCCTGAGGTGAATCATTTCTGCCGGGGTGTCCCGCTGGTGCTGATCGGCTGCAAGACAGACCTTCGGAAAGACAAAGAACAGGTGCGCAAGCTCAAGGCTGCTAAGCAGGAACCCATTACTTACAGCCAG TCTTTTACAGCTGATGGCATCTTGAGTCACACAACGCGATGCTTCCAATGCCaggcagagaggagctga
- the TMEM120B gene encoding transmembrane protein 120B: MRLQLERCRGEWRELDGEFRQLQETHKVYRQKLEEVTSLQTACSTSIHRQKKMLRDLKHSLQRCKPRASPEEFALIQEISTQIKERQNAFFDMEAYLPKKNGLYLNLVLGNVNVTLLSNQAKFAYKDEYEKFKLYLTIILLLGAVTCRFILHYRVTDEVFNFLLVWYYCTLTIRESILISNGSRIKGWWVSHHYVSTFLSGVMLTWPDGLMYQMFRSQFLAFSIFQSCVQFLQYYYQRGCLYRLRALGERNHLDLTVEGFQSWMWRGLTFLLPFLFFGHFWQLYNAITLFGLSRHKECKEWQVFVLAFTFLLLFLGNFLTTLKVVHTKLQKNKDKMKKL, translated from the exons gaaaCGCACAAAGTTTACAGGCAGAAACTGGAGGAAGTCACCAGCTTGCAGACAGCCTGCAGCACCTCCATACATCGGCAGAAGAAGATGCTAAGGGATCTGAAGCACAGCCTGCAACG GTGCAAGCCCAGAGCGAGTCCTGAAGAGTTTGCTCTCATTCAGGAGATCAGCACCCAGATCAAGGAGAGGCAGAATGCCTTCTTTGACATGGAAGCCTACTTGCCAAAGAAGAACGG CCTGTACTTAAACCTGGTGCTGGGAAACGTGAATGTAACTCTCTTGAGTAACCAAGCAAA GTTTGCCTACAAGGATGAGTATGAGAAATTCAAACTTTATCTGACAATAATCTTGCTACTTGGGGCCGTCACGTGCAGGTTTATTCTCCACTACAG GGTGACAGATGAAGTGTTTAACTTTCTGTTAGTGTGGTATTACTGCACGCTGACGATACGGGAAAGCATTCTCATTAGCAATGGATCAAG GATCAAAGGCTGGTGGGTATCTCATCACTACGTCTCCACGTTCCTGTCTGGAGTAATGTTAACGTG gCCAGATGGACTCATGTATCAAATGTTTCGCAGTCAATTTTTAGccttttcaatatttcaga GTTGCGTTCAGTTCCTACAATATTATTACCAAAGGGGCTGCCTTTATAGACTCCGTGCTTTGGGGGAGAGAAATCACTTGGACCTTACAGTAG AAGGATTTCAGTCCTGGATGTGGCGGGGGCTGacatttctccttcccttcctgttCTTCGGGCAT tTCTGGCAGCTGTATAATGCAATCACGCTTTTTGGATTGTCGAGGCATAAGGAGTGCAAAGAATGGCAG GTTTTTGTGTTGGCATTTacatttctgctgctcttcctcgGGAACTTCCTCACTACTCTCAAAGTGGTGCACACTAAACTCcagaagaacaaagacaaaatgaagAAGCTGTGA